The following are from one region of the Paracoccus sp. S3-43 genome:
- a CDS encoding IS3 family transposase (programmed frameshift) produces the protein MKRTRFTDEQIIGILAEHDAGAKCADLCRKHGMSEGTFYNWKAKLGGMTVPEAKRLKALEDENAKLKRLLAEQMLDMAAMKDLLGKKMVTPVVKREAVAHLQARFGVSERRACRIAGADRRMVRYRSRRPADGALRGRLRELANERRRFGYRRLFVLLRREGEPSGINRIYRLYREEGLTVRKRSARRKALGTRAPILVEPRANARWSLDFVHDQFACGRRFRILNVVDDVTRECLAAIPDTSISGRRVARELTALIERRGRPGMIVSDNSTELTSNAILKWCGEHRIEWHYIAPGKPMQNGFVESFNGRMRDEFLNETLFHSLAHARHLIASWVRDYNTERPHSALGYQTPADFARALITAIDRPVARMEAHASRAIAFTSKTPTNDHWAPVATG, from the exons ATGAAGCGAACGAGATTCACGGACGAGCAGATCATCGGCATTCTGGCCGAGCACGACGCGGGCGCGAAGTGCGCCGATCTGTGTCGGAAGCACGGGATGTCGGAAGGCACCTTCTACAACTGGAAAGCCAAGCTCGGCGGCATGACGGTGCCTGAGGCGAAGCGGCTGAAGGCGCTCGAGGATGAGAATGCCAAGCTGAAGAGGCTCTTGGCCGAGCAGATGCTCGACATGGCCGCGATGAAGGATCTGCTGG GCAAAAAAATGGTGACGCCCGTCGTGAAGCGCGAGGCGGTCGCGCATCTGCAGGCCCGGTTCGGGGTCTCGGAGCGGCGGGCGTGCCGGATCGCGGGCGCCGATCGCAGGATGGTCCGCTATCGGTCGCGGCGCCCGGCAGATGGGGCGCTGCGCGGACGATTGCGCGAGCTTGCCAACGAGCGGCGCAGGTTCGGATACCGGCGGCTGTTCGTGCTGCTGCGGCGGGAAGGAGAGCCGTCTGGCATCAACCGGATCTATCGGCTCTACCGCGAAGAGGGGTTAACCGTCCGTAAACGCAGCGCCCGCCGCAAGGCGCTTGGCACCCGCGCGCCGATCCTGGTCGAGCCGCGGGCCAATGCACGCTGGTCCCTCGACTTCGTTCACGACCAGTTCGCCTGCGGGCGCCGGTTCCGGATCCTGAATGTGGTCGATGACGTGACCCGGGAATGCCTTGCCGCCATCCCCGACACGTCGATCTCGGGCCGCCGTGTCGCGCGGGAGCTGACGGCACTGATCGAACGGCGGGGGCGCCCGGGCATGATCGTCTCCGACAACAGCACGGAACTGACCTCGAATGCCATCCTGAAATGGTGCGGCGAGCATCGGATCGAGTGGCACTACATCGCGCCGGGAAAGCCCATGCAGAACGGCTTCGTCGAAAGCTTCAACGGCCGGATGCGCGACGAATTCCTCAACGAAACGCTGTTCCATAGCTTGGCCCATGCTCGCCATCTGATCGCGTCCTGGGTCCGGGACTACAACACAGAGCGGCCCCACTCGGCGCTCGGCTATCAGACGCCGGCAGACTTTGCCCGGGCTCTGATCACCGCAATCGACCGCCCCGTTGCGCGAATGGAGGCCCATGCAAGCCGAGCCATTGCTTTTACATCGAAGACACCCACAAATGATCACTGGGCTCCGGTCGCAACTGGATGA
- a CDS encoding Fic family protein, protein MAQNPINTETILITQEILALIAEIDEFKGAWRALGTLAPERLSALRRVATIESIGSSTRIEGSRLSDRDVERLLANLDVKSFATRDEQEVAGYAEVMELVFRSWDDIAITENHIRQLHRDLLVHSEKDAWHRGNYKTSSNSVAAFDEDGKQIGVVFETATPFDTPRLMAELVGWLTSEREQRRLHPLLVIAVFTVVFLEIHPFQDGNGRLSRILTTLLLLQAGYAYVPYSSLESVIEQSKEGYYLALRQTQGSIRSEAPNWQPWLTFFLRALQQQMKRLAAKVEREKLVLPSLPELSLRILDHAREHGRVSAGDMIRLTGASRNTLKQQFRQLVDNGHLVRHGGGRTTWYTLP, encoded by the coding sequence ATGGCACAGAATCCGATCAATACCGAGACGATCCTGATCACTCAGGAGATCCTCGCGCTCATTGCCGAGATCGACGAGTTCAAGGGCGCGTGGCGTGCGCTCGGTACCTTGGCGCCCGAGCGGCTTTCGGCCCTGCGTCGCGTCGCCACCATCGAAAGCATCGGGTCGTCGACACGCATCGAGGGAAGCAGGCTCTCCGATCGCGACGTCGAGCGGCTGCTCGCCAATCTCGACGTCAAATCCTTTGCCACGCGCGACGAGCAGGAGGTGGCCGGCTATGCCGAGGTGATGGAGCTTGTCTTCCGTTCCTGGGACGACATCGCGATCACCGAAAACCACATCAGGCAGTTGCACCGCGACCTGCTCGTCCACAGCGAGAAGGACGCTTGGCATCGCGGCAACTACAAGACCTCCTCGAACAGCGTCGCCGCCTTCGATGAGGACGGCAAGCAGATCGGCGTTGTCTTCGAGACGGCGACTCCCTTCGATACCCCCCGCCTGATGGCCGAACTCGTCGGCTGGCTGACGTCCGAGCGCGAGCAACGACGGCTGCATCCGCTGCTTGTGATCGCGGTGTTCACCGTCGTGTTCCTTGAAATCCATCCCTTCCAGGACGGCAACGGACGGCTCAGCCGCATCCTGACCACGCTGCTGCTGCTACAGGCAGGCTATGCCTATGTGCCCTACAGTTCGCTCGAAAGCGTGATCGAGCAGAGCAAGGAGGGCTACTACCTCGCTCTTCGGCAGACGCAGGGCTCGATCCGCAGCGAGGCACCGAACTGGCAGCCATGGCTGACCTTCTTCCTGCGCGCCCTGCAGCAGCAGATGAAGCGGCTCGCCGCCAAGGTCGAGCGCGAGAAGCTGGTGCTGCCGAGTCTGCCCGAACTGTCGTTGCGCATTCTGGATCATGCCCGTGAGCACGGCCGTGTGAGCGCAGGCGACATGATCAGGTTGACGGGCGCCAGCCGGAACACGCTGAAACAGCAATTCCGTCAACTCGTCGACAACGGCCATCTGGTTCGGCACGGCGGAGGACGGACGACCTGGTATACGCTGCCGTAG
- a CDS encoding DUF6362 family protein, with product MTSPRAATLRKLPPVKAQGYFNTWPDIVRTSREIAAMEPQPMRVWPSAAAITRLEQTFDWVLWIEEAERKLVWSRAARVPWKQISGELGCDRTTAWRRWQLALTKIAARLNA from the coding sequence ATGACATCTCCGCGCGCCGCTACCCTGCGCAAGCTGCCGCCGGTGAAGGCGCAGGGCTACTTCAACACTTGGCCCGACATCGTGCGGACCAGCCGCGAGATTGCGGCGATGGAGCCGCAGCCGATGCGGGTCTGGCCCTCGGCCGCCGCGATCACCCGGCTCGAGCAGACCTTCGACTGGGTGCTCTGGATCGAGGAGGCGGAGCGCAAGCTGGTCTGGTCGCGCGCGGCCCGGGTGCCGTGGAAGCAGATCAGCGGCGAGCTCGGCTGCGACCGCACGACCGCATGGCGTCGCTGGCAGCTGGCGCTGACCAAGATCGCCGCGCGCCTGAATGCGTGA
- a CDS encoding anti-phage dCTP deaminase has product MFFAVVGPVGAGGSRVIESLKRACEASGYKTEWIKASALIKQWHEENGNPVPVSTEKTLELVEAYQDAGDKMRERDAAEVARAVMREIARRRAEATEVTYVRGEPVRPNNERRAYLIDSIRHPAEVSLLRRTYGNAFALVGVVCEESRREQRILEKYFRKPRHGEQAVKDQVKRFMQRDSDDAGNKRGQHVAEAFFEADYFVDNSEDDPEGKKFALDEPLGRLVNIVAHDQIVRPTMEETAMHHAHSARVRSACLSRQVGAALVDSDGTVVATGVNEVPAAGGGVYGEGFGKPHEHEDHRCAFRETKFCSSNKQQNKIIDELIAALPELDAVGDKLGLAARIRKTRLGGLIEFSRAVHAEMDALLSAGREGVSTVGTRLFVTTFPCHYCARHIVGAGVYEVQYIEPYPKSLALELHDDAIETNPFNWQPPERKSMATQKKEVEQKDRTESAPTPRLPGKVLFRPFVGVSPRMYTRAFEKTWRLKDKVTGNFEMEAPEWGDEWSPFTVGYPELEAALTK; this is encoded by the coding sequence ATGTTTTTTGCGGTTGTTGGACCGGTTGGCGCAGGTGGCTCAAGAGTTATTGAATCCTTGAAGCGGGCCTGCGAGGCTTCAGGTTATAAGACTGAATGGATCAAAGCCAGCGCCTTGATAAAGCAGTGGCACGAGGAGAATGGGAATCCCGTCCCAGTGTCGACTGAAAAAACATTAGAGCTTGTCGAGGCATATCAGGATGCTGGAGACAAGATGCGCGAGCGAGATGCAGCCGAAGTGGCACGAGCGGTGATGCGTGAAATAGCTCGACGCCGGGCTGAGGCAACCGAAGTCACCTACGTTCGAGGTGAGCCAGTGCGGCCAAACAATGAACGGCGCGCCTATCTAATAGACTCCATAAGGCATCCCGCAGAGGTAAGCTTACTTCGGCGCACATATGGTAATGCTTTTGCGCTTGTTGGTGTTGTTTGTGAGGAAAGCAGGCGAGAGCAACGGATACTTGAGAAGTATTTTCGCAAACCACGCCATGGAGAGCAGGCGGTAAAGGATCAGGTCAAGCGTTTCATGCAGCGTGATTCTGACGATGCCGGGAATAAACGTGGGCAACATGTAGCTGAGGCATTCTTTGAGGCGGATTACTTTGTCGACAACTCAGAGGATGATCCCGAGGGCAAGAAATTCGCCCTCGATGAGCCGCTCGGGCGACTGGTGAATATCGTTGCGCACGATCAAATCGTTCGGCCAACCATGGAAGAAACTGCCATGCATCATGCTCACTCCGCCAGAGTGAGAAGCGCTTGTCTGTCACGCCAGGTGGGGGCAGCGCTGGTCGATAGTGATGGCACAGTTGTTGCTACAGGTGTCAACGAAGTGCCCGCTGCGGGTGGCGGGGTATATGGCGAAGGGTTTGGGAAGCCCCATGAGCATGAGGACCATCGCTGCGCTTTTCGCGAAACAAAGTTCTGCAGCAGTAACAAGCAGCAGAACAAGATTATTGATGAGCTGATCGCTGCGCTGCCGGAGCTCGACGCCGTTGGCGACAAACTTGGGCTCGCAGCGCGGATCAGGAAGACTCGCTTAGGCGGGCTCATCGAGTTCAGCCGGGCAGTGCATGCAGAAATGGACGCCTTGCTCTCGGCCGGTCGCGAGGGCGTGTCGACGGTGGGCACGAGACTGTTCGTGACGACTTTCCCATGTCACTACTGCGCGCGGCACATCGTGGGCGCAGGTGTGTACGAGGTTCAGTACATCGAGCCTTACCCAAAGAGCCTCGCGCTTGAGCTGCATGACGATGCCATCGAAACAAATCCGTTCAACTGGCAGCCACCAGAGCGTAAGTCTATGGCGACTCAGAAGAAAGAGGTTGAGCAGAAAGACCGCACAGAGTCTGCACCTACGCCGCGCCTACCAGGGAAGGTGCTCTTCCGACCGTTCGTCGGCGTGTCCCCGCGCATGTACACGAGGGCGTTTGAGAAAACCTGGCGCTTGAAGGACAAGGTGACTGGAAATTTTGAGATGGAAGCGCCAGAGTGGGGGGACGAGTGGTCCCCGTTCACCGTGGGGTACCCGGAACTCGAAGCAGCCCTGACCAAGTAG
- a CDS encoding IS5 family transposase (programmed frameshift), which yields METSLARDLMSDEEWAFHERFILAVRAPNGRKPMNHRLVLDGIFWIARTGSPWRDLPEEFGKWSSVYRQFRRWTLAGLWEGILEALNESGVVPAALQMIDSTVVRAHHQAAGAKRGTPRQGFGRSRGGFTTKIHLRVNGAGLPMRSDITPGQTSDYLGFDLIMDDNLPEPSVLLADRGYDSDRVRETMEARNVVPVIPMRKSRKLRVAVDRTLYRLRNLVERCFNKLKNARRVATRYDKTAESFLGFIDITSIRIWLRHLST from the exons ATGGAGACCAGCTTGGCACGAGACCTGATGTCTGACGAGGAATGGGCGTTTCACGAACGCTTCATTCTGGCCGTCCGCGCACCGAACGGGCGCAAACCCATGAACCATCGTCTTGTTCTGGATGGGATTTTCTGGATAGCCCGCACAGGTTCGCCGTGGCGTGACCTGCCGGAAGAGTTCGGCAAGTGGTCGTCGGTCTACCGCCAGTTCCGGCGCTGGACCCTGGCCGGGCTGTGGGAAGGGATACTGGAGGCCCTGAACGAGAGCGGGGTGGTTCCAGCGGCCTTGCAGATGATCGACAGCACCGTGGTCCGCGCCCATCATCAGGCAGCGGGCGCTA AAAGGGGGACTCCGCGACAGGGTTTTGGCCGTTCGCGAGGTGGCTTCACGACAAAGATCCACCTCCGCGTCAATGGCGCAGGCCTGCCCATGAGGTCGGACATCACGCCGGGCCAGACATCGGACTATCTGGGCTTTGACCTCATCATGGACGACAACCTGCCAGAGCCCTCCGTCCTGCTGGCGGATCGCGGCTATGACTCTGACAGGGTTCGAGAAACCATGGAGGCGCGCAACGTCGTGCCGGTGATCCCGATGCGAAAGTCCCGCAAGCTGCGCGTGGCCGTGGACCGAACCCTTTACCGGCTGCGCAACCTCGTCGAGCGCTGCTTCAACAAGCTCAAGAATGCCCGCCGCGTCGCCACCCGCTACGACAAAACCGCAGAGAGCTTCCTGGGCTTCATCGACATCACCTCGATCCGCATCTGGCTCCGCCATTTGTCAACATGA
- a CDS encoding IS3 family transposase (programmed frameshift) — MAGKRDKPEDIVLKLRQIEVLHGQGMAISDAVRQIGVTEPTYYRWRKQYGGMNRDQLKRLKELEAENQRLRRAVSDLTLDKMILSEAAPGKLLSPSRRRKCIDHVRQALGISERRACRTLGQHRSTQRKVPCGAPDEERLTEDIIALARTYGRYGYRMITGLLNNAGWHVNHKRVERIWRREGLKIPQKQAKKGRLWLNDGSCVRLRPEHPNHVWSYDFVQDRTHDGRLFRTLNIIDEFTKEALVIRANRKLNSTDVIDALTELFILRGPPAFIRSDNGAEFIAKKVQGWIGAVGAKTAFIEPGSPWENGYCESFNARFRDELLDAEVFYSLREAQILIERWRRHYNTVRPHSSLGYRPPAPEALIPIDQRPTMH, encoded by the exons ATGGCAGGCAAGCGAGACAAACCGGAAGACATCGTTCTGAAGCTTCGACAGATCGAAGTGCTTCATGGACAGGGAATGGCGATTTCCGACGCGGTGCGGCAGATCGGCGTGACCGAGCCGACGTATTATCGCTGGCGCAAGCAGTATGGCGGCATGAACCGGGATCAGCTGAAGCGTCTCAAGGAGCTTGAGGCGGAGAACCAGCGGTTGCGGCGCGCGGTGTCAGATCTGACCTTGGACAAGATGATCCTGAGCGAGGCTGCAC CGGGGAAACTTCTAAGCCCTTCGCGCCGTCGCAAGTGCATCGATCATGTGCGGCAGGCGCTTGGCATATCCGAGCGCCGCGCCTGCCGCACCCTCGGGCAGCACCGCTCAACGCAACGCAAGGTTCCTTGCGGCGCCCCGGACGAAGAACGGCTGACGGAGGACATCATCGCGCTCGCTCGCACCTACGGGCGATATGGCTATCGGATGATCACCGGACTGCTGAACAACGCCGGTTGGCATGTAAATCATAAACGCGTGGAACGGATATGGCGGCGTGAAGGGCTGAAGATCCCACAAAAGCAGGCAAAGAAGGGTCGGCTCTGGTTGAACGACGGGTCCTGCGTCCGTCTCCGACCGGAGCACCCGAACCACGTCTGGTCCTATGATTTCGTTCAGGACCGGACACATGACGGACGGCTGTTTCGGACGCTCAATATCATCGACGAATTCACGAAGGAGGCGCTGGTGATCCGTGCAAACCGCAAGCTCAATTCCACCGACGTAATCGACGCCCTGACGGAGCTGTTCATCTTGCGTGGCCCGCCTGCGTTCATAAGGTCCGACAATGGCGCGGAATTCATTGCCAAGAAGGTGCAGGGCTGGATCGGCGCAGTTGGTGCCAAGACCGCGTTCATCGAGCCGGGTTCACCCTGGGAGAACGGGTATTGCGAGAGCTTCAACGCTCGATTCCGCGACGAACTCCTGGACGCAGAAGTCTTCTATTCGCTTAGGGAGGCCCAGATCCTCATCGAGCGATGGCGCCGCCACTACAACACTGTCAGGCCGCACAGCTCCCTGGGATACCGCCCGCCCGCACCGGAAGCCCTCATCCCAATAGACCAGCGGCCGACGATGCACTAA
- a CDS encoding DUF192 domain-containing protein, which produces MSPNRAGLAALVLSAAFAVSAAAQIACAPDRAIFQTDGGPVAFQVELADDEAERAQGLMFRKALPQGTGMLFIYDTPRPVSFWMRNTYIPLDLVFLDERGVIRHIHRNARPLDETPIPGAAPGDPDPYRQVILEIGGGEAARLGLAVGQAMAHPRLHRDLAELPCG; this is translated from the coding sequence ATGTCGCCGAATAGGGCCGGGCTTGCGGCCCTTGTCCTGTCGGCGGCTTTCGCAGTTTCCGCTGCCGCGCAAATCGCCTGCGCGCCGGATCGGGCGATCTTCCAGACCGATGGCGGCCCGGTCGCCTTTCAGGTCGAACTGGCCGACGACGAGGCCGAGCGCGCCCAGGGCCTGATGTTCCGCAAGGCGCTGCCCCAAGGCACGGGCATGTTGTTCATCTATGACACGCCGCGCCCCGTCAGCTTCTGGATGCGCAACACCTATATCCCGCTGGATCTGGTGTTTCTGGACGAACGCGGCGTGATCCGCCACATCCACCGCAACGCCCGGCCCTTGGACGAGACGCCCATTCCGGGCGCGGCGCCCGGCGATCCCGACCCCTATCGGCAGGTGATCCTGGAAATCGGCGGGGGCGAGGCCGCGCGCCTGGGGCTGGCCGTCGGGCAGGCCATGGCCCATCCCCGGCTGCATCGGGATTTGGCCGAACTGCCCTGCGGCTAG
- a CDS encoding cold shock domain-containing protein encodes MMTDEKGLKLVSGLVKWFDPSKGYGFILNEEGGADILLHANVLRNFGRSSVADQSRVTVWMQPTQRGLQATEVVSIEPPISDGSAPIADLDNGVIEHLEALPLRPARVKWFDKAKGFGFANIFGHPDDVFLHVEVLRHSGFADLAIGEAIGIRVVEGPRGLMAAQVTSWDRGTEQGATSLAAENLGDQVQDIKDFMAHVAE; translated from the coding sequence ATGATGACGGATGAGAAGGGACTGAAGCTTGTGTCGGGGTTGGTCAAGTGGTTTGACCCGTCCAAGGGCTATGGCTTCATCCTGAACGAGGAAGGCGGCGCGGATATCCTGCTGCACGCCAATGTTCTAAGGAATTTCGGACGCAGTTCGGTCGCCGACCAGTCGCGGGTGACGGTCTGGATGCAGCCCACGCAGCGCGGGCTTCAGGCGACCGAGGTGGTGTCGATCGAACCCCCGATCTCGGACGGGTCGGCGCCGATCGCGGATCTGGACAACGGCGTCATCGAACACCTGGAGGCGCTGCCGCTGCGCCCGGCCCGCGTGAAGTGGTTCGACAAGGCCAAGGGGTTCGGCTTTGCCAATATCTTCGGCCATCCCGACGATGTTTTCCTGCATGTCGAGGTGCTGCGCCATTCCGGTTTCGCCGACCTTGCCATCGGCGAGGCGATCGGCATCCGGGTCGTCGAAGGCCCGCGCGGCCTGATGGCGGCGCAGGTGACCAGCTGGGACCGGGGCACCGAACAGGGCGCAACCTCTCTGGCCGCAGAAAATCTGGGCGACCAGGTGCAGGATATCAAGGATTTCATGGCGCATGTCGCCGAATAG
- the pdxH gene encoding pyridoxamine 5'-phosphate oxidase has protein sequence MADRDGLFAGDDPFDIARRWLAEARATEPNDPNAIALATVDAEGMPDVRMVLLKDIEGQGADGGFVFYTNYDSAKGRQIAATGKAAFVMHWKSLRRQIRVRGAVTRVEGEQADAYYNSRALQSRIGAWASRQSQPLESRAALMAEAARQGLRHGTRPPRPPYWGGFRIAPAQIEFWADGAFRLHDRFRWDKEDSGAWFVRRLSP, from the coding sequence ATGGCTGACAGGGACGGACTATTCGCGGGCGACGACCCGTTCGACATCGCCAGACGCTGGCTGGCCGAGGCTCGGGCGACCGAGCCGAACGATCCGAACGCCATCGCGCTGGCGACGGTGGACGCCGAGGGGATGCCCGATGTGCGCATGGTGCTGCTGAAGGACATCGAGGGGCAGGGCGCCGACGGCGGCTTCGTCTTCTATACCAATTACGACAGCGCCAAGGGCCGGCAGATCGCGGCCACCGGCAAGGCCGCCTTCGTGATGCACTGGAAATCCCTGCGCCGCCAGATCCGGGTGCGCGGCGCGGTGACCCGCGTCGAGGGCGAACAGGCCGACGCCTATTACAACAGCCGCGCGCTGCAAAGCCGGATCGGGGCCTGGGCGTCGCGCCAGTCGCAGCCCCTGGAAAGCCGCGCGGCCCTGATGGCGGAAGCCGCCCGCCAGGGGCTGCGCCACGGCACCCGGCCGCCCCGGCCCCCCTATTGGGGCGGCTTCAGGATCGCCCCGGCGCAGATCGAGTTCTGGGCCGATGGCGCTTTCCGGTTGCATGACCGGTTCCGCTGGGACAAAGAGGATTCGGGGGCCTGGTTCGTCAGGCGGCTTTCACCCTAG
- the fabI gene encoding enoyl-ACP reductase FabI encodes MSSEQKQGLMAGKRGLIMGLANDKSIAWGIARAVADAGAELAFSYQGDALKKRVDPLAAQLGSTLVLPCDVSDEASIDTLFSTLRQTWGSLDFVVHAIGFSDKDQLRGRYADTTRDNFLMTMDISVYSFTAVARRASAMMPDGGSLLTLTYYGAERVMPHYNVMGVAKAALEASVRYLAEDLGKDGIRVNAISAGPIKTLAASGIGDFRYIMKWNELNSPLRRNVTTEDVGNSALYLLSRLGAGVTGETHHVDAGYHVVGMKAVDAPDISTAKKD; translated from the coding sequence ATGTCAAGCGAGCAGAAGCAAGGGCTGATGGCTGGAAAGCGCGGCCTGATCATGGGTTTGGCGAATGACAAGTCGATCGCCTGGGGGATCGCCCGCGCGGTGGCGGATGCAGGGGCCGAGCTTGCCTTTTCCTATCAGGGCGATGCGCTGAAGAAACGCGTCGATCCGCTGGCGGCGCAACTGGGTTCGACCCTGGTCCTGCCCTGCGATGTCAGCGACGAGGCATCCATCGACACGCTGTTCTCGACGCTGCGCCAGACCTGGGGCAGCCTGGATTTCGTGGTCCATGCCATCGGCTTTTCCGACAAGGACCAGCTTCGCGGCCGCTATGCCGACACGACCCGCGACAATTTCCTGATGACGATGGATATTTCCGTCTATTCCTTCACCGCAGTGGCCCGCCGCGCATCGGCGATGATGCCCGACGGCGGCAGCCTGCTGACGCTGACCTATTACGGCGCGGAACGGGTGATGCCGCATTACAACGTGATGGGCGTCGCCAAGGCCGCGCTGGAAGCCAGCGTCCGTTACCTGGCCGAGGATCTGGGCAAGGACGGGATCCGCGTCAACGCGATCAGCGCCGGGCCGATCAAGACCCTGGCCGCCAGCGGCATCGGCGATTTCCGCTATATCATGAAGTGGAACGAGCTGAACTCTCCGCTGCGCCGCAATGTCACGACCGAGGATGTGGGCAACTCCGCGCTGTATCTGCTGTCCCGTCTGGGCGCGGGCGTGACGGGGGAAACCCACCATGTCGATGCGGGCTATCATGTGGTGGGGATGAAGGCGGTGGACGCGCCCGACATCTCGACCGCCAAGAAGGACTGA
- a CDS encoding LysE family transporter, which yields MAITADQLALFVGTLGVAILSPGPGVIAVSQAAFALGRSRALPYGWGLALGASFWCIFALLGLTVVFRALPWTYAALKILGGAYLVWIAWKMWRHAPDPLPDPAESSRGMGFPGGMMLNLSNPKPALFYSAVLLSIFPALLSAGDKLAIYATAVSVELAFYTALASLMALPWLRRGYYAAKFWIDRIAGLALGLLGLSLILRH from the coding sequence ATGGCGATCACCGCCGACCAGCTTGCCCTGTTCGTGGGAACCCTGGGCGTGGCGATCCTGTCGCCCGGCCCCGGCGTCATCGCGGTCAGTCAGGCAGCCTTCGCCCTGGGCCGCAGCCGCGCGCTGCCCTATGGCTGGGGTCTGGCGCTTGGCGCGTCGTTCTGGTGCATCTTCGCGCTGCTGGGCCTGACGGTGGTCTTTCGCGCCCTGCCCTGGACCTATGCCGCGCTGAAGATCCTGGGCGGGGCCTATCTGGTCTGGATCGCCTGGAAGATGTGGCGCCACGCCCCGGACCCCTTGCCCGACCCGGCGGAAAGCAGCCGGGGCATGGGCTTTCCGGGCGGAATGATGCTGAACCTGTCGAACCCCAAGCCCGCGCTGTTCTATTCGGCGGTGCTGCTGTCGATCTTTCCGGCCCTGCTGTCGGCAGGCGACAAGCTGGCGATCTATGCGACGGCGGTTTCGGTGGAACTGGCATTTTATACCGCGCTTGCGTCGCTGATGGCTTTGCCCTGGTTGCGGCGCGGATATTATGCGGCGAAATTCTGGATCGACCGCATCGCCGGGCTGGCCCTGGGGCTGCTGGGCCTGTCGCTGATCCTGCGTCATTGA
- the gpt gene encoding xanthine phosphoribosyltransferase, producing MIDRLPHEKGFHVSWDQLHRDARALAWRLDGTDWRAVVAVTRGGLVPAMIVARELDIRVIDSISIRSYKGVAAEAGQGQLEVLNTPDPALMGDGDGILVIDDLVDSGRTLDLIRAMYPRAHFGTVYAKPKGKPMVQTYVTEVSQDTWIFFPWDMALQYVQPYRGED from the coding sequence ATGATCGACCGCCTGCCCCATGAAAAGGGATTCCACGTCAGCTGGGACCAACTGCACCGCGACGCCCGCGCCTTGGCCTGGCGGCTGGACGGCACCGACTGGCGTGCGGTGGTGGCGGTCACGCGCGGCGGGCTGGTTCCGGCGATGATCGTCGCGCGCGAACTGGACATCCGGGTGATCGACTCGATCTCGATCCGGTCCTACAAGGGCGTCGCGGCCGAGGCCGGCCAGGGCCAGCTTGAGGTGCTGAACACCCCGGACCCCGCCCTGATGGGCGACGGCGACGGCATCCTGGTCATCGACGATCTGGTCGATTCCGGCCGCACCCTGGACCTGATCCGGGCCATGTATCCCAGGGCGCATTTCGGCACAGTCTATGCCAAGCCCAAGGGCAAGCCGATGGTCCAGACCTATGTGACCGAGGTCAGCCAGGACACCTGGATCTTCTTTCCCTGGGACATGGCGCTGCAATACGTCCAGCCCTACCGGGGCGAGGACTGA
- a CDS encoding PRC-barrel domain-containing protein, which produces MRKLMLGTALALPLMMGQAFAQDTATTPAPADPATDAATTDTVPTDSTTMGADTDPAAENAEAAADAADAAAVAASGKVEQQQAANELRIDWITDATVNAPDGSAIGDITDVIVDGGAGTVKAAVIGVGGFLGIGEKQIAVPWDQLTINYDAQEITSDLTKEEAEAAPEYVFREQEASPDTTAAPGAATDSAAVPPAGTTATDPAAAPATTSDSAATPDSTTTADPAVTDPAVTPDPAATGAPAPADTAETPATPPAEPADGTAPAPAN; this is translated from the coding sequence ATGCGCAAGTTGATGCTCGGCACCGCCCTCGCCCTGCCGTTGATGATGGGCCAGGCCTTCGCACAGGACACCGCGACGACGCCTGCCCCCGCCGATCCCGCAACGGATGCCGCCACCACGGATACGGTGCCGACCGACAGCACGACCATGGGCGCGGACACCGACCCCGCGGCCGAGAATGCCGAGGCCGCCGCTGATGCCGCCGACGCGGCCGCGGTCGCCGCCAGCGGCAAGGTCGAACAGCAGCAGGCCGCCAACGAATTGCGCATCGACTGGATCACCGATGCGACCGTCAACGCGCCCGACGGCAGCGCCATCGGCGACATCACCGATGTGATCGTGGACGGCGGCGCGGGCACCGTGAAAGCCGCCGTGATTGGCGTGGGCGGCTTTCTGGGCATCGGCGAAAAGCAGATCGCGGTGCCTTGGGATCAGTTGACGATCAACTATGACGCGCAAGAGATCACCAGCGACCTCACCAAGGAAGAGGCCGAGGCCGCGCCGGAATACGTCTTCCGCGAACAAGAGGCCAGCCCCGACACCACGGCCGCCCCCGGAGCGGCGACGGATTCGGCTGCGGTCCCGCCCGCAGGCACGACGGCGACGGACCCCGCCGCAGCCCCGGCTACGACCTCTGATTCGGCCGCGACTCCTGATTCGACCACGACCGCCGATCCCGCCGTCACGGATCCCGCAGTGACGCCCGATCCGGCCGCGACCGGCGCCCCTGCCCCGGCGGATACGGCGGAAACCCCCGCAACCCCGCCCGCCGAACCGGCTGACGGCACCGCGCCCGCCCCGGCCAACTGA